In Gemmatimonadaceae bacterium, a single genomic region encodes these proteins:
- a CDS encoding YkvA family protein yields the protein MATRARAGTARAGTRASGARRGSAESPAVGTPRTGAKRTVMYYIRQLPQYVRLLAGLARDPRVSMVDKMIVLGAIAYIVMPIDLIPDFIPFFGEIDDVYILVLALQRLIANAGRPVLLDHWTGEASDLADLNLRGVLAAAAFFLPKRIRRRLKMIGR from the coding sequence ATGGCCACTCGCGCACGCGCTGGCACCGCACGCGCTGGCACACGCGCATCCGGCGCTCGCCGCGGTTCGGCCGAGAGTCCGGCGGTCGGCACGCCGCGCACGGGCGCCAAGCGCACGGTGATGTATTACATCCGGCAGCTCCCGCAGTATGTGCGCTTGTTGGCGGGCCTCGCGCGCGATCCGCGTGTGTCGATGGTCGACAAGATGATCGTGCTTGGCGCGATCGCGTACATCGTGATGCCGATCGACCTCATTCCCGATTTCATTCCGTTCTTCGGCGAGATCGACGACGTGTACATTCTCGTGCTCGCGCTGCAGCGCCTGATCGCGAACGCCGGACGACCCGTGCTGTTGGATCACTGGACCGGCGAAGCGTCGGATCTGGCCGACCTGAATCTCCGCGGCGTGCTCGCGGCGGCCGCGTTCTTCTTGCCCAAGCGCATTCGCCGGCGCCTCAAGATGATCGGGCGGTGA
- the guaB gene encoding IMP dehydrogenase: MREDLALTFDDVLLVPRHSLPHPRDVSVVSKFSRGIELRIPLISAAMDTVTESEMAIAMARAGGIGVLHKNMSIDRQAAEVDRVKRSESGMILKPITLRPTDTVREATALMHRFRISGVPIVDEDERLVGIITNRDLQFERNLDRPLREAMTSSNLVTAREGTTLDEAEQILAKHRIEKLPVVDSSGVLKGLITIKDIHKRRQYPDANKDRFGRLRVAAAIGAAGDYMNRARALIDAGVDAIIIDTAHGHSDGVLNATAQVRNAYPDIQLVVGNIATRAAAEALVERGVDAVKVGVGPGSICTTRVVTGVGVPQLTAVFDAVEGAGDVPVIADGGIKYSGDAVKALAAGAMSVMMGSMLAGTEESPGETFLLEGRRFKMVRGMGSLSAMQDGSADRYFQEGELSPKKLVPEGIEGRVPYRGPVSDVLFQMVGGLRSGMGYVGCATIDALRTETEFVRITAAGLRESHPHDVQITREAPNYSL, from the coding sequence GTGCGCGAAGATCTCGCCCTGACGTTCGATGACGTCCTGCTCGTTCCCCGACATTCGCTGCCGCACCCGCGCGACGTCTCCGTCGTCTCGAAATTCTCCCGTGGCATCGAGCTTCGTATTCCTCTCATTTCGGCGGCGATGGACACCGTCACCGAATCCGAGATGGCGATCGCGATGGCCCGCGCCGGCGGCATCGGCGTGCTCCACAAGAACATGTCGATCGATCGGCAGGCGGCCGAAGTCGATCGCGTGAAGCGATCCGAAAGCGGCATGATCCTCAAGCCGATCACGCTGAGACCCACCGATACGGTGCGTGAAGCCACTGCGCTCATGCACCGTTTTCGCATCTCGGGCGTGCCGATCGTGGATGAGGATGAGCGCCTGGTCGGCATCATCACCAACCGCGACCTCCAGTTCGAGCGGAATCTCGACCGGCCGCTTCGCGAGGCGATGACGAGCTCCAACCTCGTGACCGCGCGCGAAGGCACCACGCTCGACGAGGCGGAGCAGATTCTCGCGAAGCATCGCATCGAGAAGCTGCCCGTCGTCGACTCGAGCGGCGTGCTGAAAGGCCTCATCACCATCAAGGACATCCACAAGCGCCGGCAGTATCCGGACGCGAACAAGGATCGTTTCGGTCGGCTGCGTGTCGCGGCGGCGATCGGCGCGGCCGGCGATTACATGAATCGCGCGCGCGCACTGATCGATGCCGGCGTCGACGCGATCATCATCGACACCGCGCACGGTCACAGCGACGGCGTGCTCAACGCCACCGCCCAGGTGCGCAACGCGTACCCCGACATTCAGCTCGTCGTCGGCAACATCGCGACGCGCGCGGCGGCCGAAGCGCTCGTCGAGCGCGGCGTCGATGCGGTGAAGGTGGGCGTCGGACCAGGCTCGATCTGCACGACGCGTGTCGTCACTGGCGTCGGCGTTCCGCAGCTCACCGCGGTATTCGACGCCGTCGAAGGCGCGGGCGATGTGCCCGTCATCGCCGACGGCGGTATCAAATACTCCGGTGACGCGGTCAAGGCGCTCGCCGCGGGCGCGATGAGCGTGATGATGGGCTCCATGCTCGCCGGGACGGAAGAAAGCCCTGGCGAGACCTTCCTCCTCGAAGGCCGGCGATTCAAAATGGTGCGCGGCATGGGCAGTCTCTCCGCCATGCAGGACGGAAGTGCCGACCGGTACTTCCAGGAAGGCGAGCTGTCCCCCAAGAAGCTGGTACCGGAAGGCATCGAGGGCAGGGTGCCGTACCGTGGTCCGGTGTCCGACGTGTTGTTCCAGATGGTCGGTGGACTTCGCAGCGGCATGGGCTACGTTGGGTGCGCGACGATCGACGCGCTGCGAACCGAGACCGAATTCGTTCGCATCACCGCGGCGGGTCTTCGCGAGTCACACCCGCACGACGTCCAGATCACGCGAGAAGCACCGAACTACAGTCTCTAA
- a CDS encoding amino acid permease: protein MAEGLFRTKSIDRLIADSAAEGESGRGLKRTLGPGALIALGIGAIIGAGLFVRTAAAIAERAGSSVTISFVVAGIGCAFAGLCYAEFASMIPIAGSAYTYSYVTMGELVAWIIGWDLVLEYAVGAATVAIAWSEYFNKVLEYFGLHVPYQWYHSPFESAAAVGGAAGVHGIVNIPAIGILLVLSLLLVRGTQESAWVNNIIVITKVAIVITVIVIGWGFINPANHTPFIPAPTTYTTPEGITLKYGGMMGILGAAGVVFFAFIGFDAVSTAAQEAKNPKRDMPIGILGSLVICTVLYVLFSYVLSGVATVNDFRTQGKEASVTFAIAKYMIGYGWLAKSVTVAILAGFSSVILVMLLGQSRVFYTMSHDGLVPKVFSDVHPKFRTPWKSNMLFFVLTSIFAGFIPGDIVGEMTSIGTLFAFILVCIGVWIMRVKRPDLPRAFKTPAVPVVSTLGVVVCGAMIYGLGWTNWARLIVWLVIGLVIYFTYGRTHSHIGTEYTGATPVAAD, encoded by the coding sequence GTGGCTGAGGGACTTTTTCGGACCAAATCCATCGATCGGCTCATCGCCGACAGTGCCGCCGAAGGTGAGAGCGGCAGGGGCCTCAAGCGAACGCTCGGCCCGGGCGCACTGATCGCCCTGGGTATCGGCGCGATCATCGGCGCCGGGCTGTTCGTGCGAACCGCGGCCGCAATCGCCGAACGCGCGGGATCGTCGGTTACGATCTCGTTCGTCGTCGCGGGCATCGGCTGCGCCTTCGCCGGCCTGTGCTACGCCGAGTTCGCGTCGATGATTCCAATCGCGGGGTCGGCGTACACGTATTCGTACGTCACGATGGGCGAGTTGGTCGCGTGGATCATCGGCTGGGATCTCGTGCTCGAGTACGCGGTCGGCGCGGCCACCGTCGCCATCGCATGGAGCGAGTATTTCAACAAAGTTCTGGAATACTTCGGACTTCACGTACCGTATCAGTGGTATCACTCGCCCTTCGAGTCGGCGGCGGCGGTCGGAGGAGCGGCCGGCGTTCACGGAATCGTGAACATTCCCGCGATCGGCATTCTGCTCGTCTTGTCGCTGTTGCTCGTGCGCGGCACGCAGGAATCGGCGTGGGTGAACAACATCATCGTCATCACGAAGGTCGCGATCGTCATCACGGTCATCGTGATCGGCTGGGGATTCATCAATCCGGCCAACCACACCCCGTTCATTCCGGCGCCGACGACGTATACGACGCCTGAAGGGATCACGCTCAAGTACGGCGGCATGATGGGCATTCTGGGCGCCGCCGGGGTGGTGTTCTTCGCGTTCATCGGATTCGACGCGGTGTCGACCGCGGCGCAGGAAGCGAAGAATCCCAAACGCGACATGCCCATCGGCATTCTCGGCTCGCTCGTCATCTGCACGGTGCTCTACGTGCTCTTCTCGTACGTGCTGAGCGGCGTCGCGACGGTGAACGACTTCCGCACGCAGGGCAAGGAAGCGTCGGTGACGTTCGCGATCGCCAAATACATGATCGGCTACGGCTGGCTGGCCAAGTCCGTCACGGTCGCCATTCTCGCCGGGTTCTCGTCCGTCATCCTGGTCATGCTCCTTGGCCAGTCGCGTGTGTTCTACACGATGAGCCACGACGGCCTGGTGCCGAAGGTGTTTTCGGACGTGCATCCGAAGTTCCGCACGCCGTGGAAATCGAACATGCTCTTCTTCGTGCTCACGTCGATTTTCGCGGGCTTCATTCCCGGCGACATCGTCGGCGAGATGACGTCGATCGGAACGTTGTTCGCGTTCATCCTCGTCTGCATCGGCGTGTGGATCATGCGCGTCAAACGGCCGGATTTGCCTCGCGCGTTCAAGACGCCGGCTGTGCCGGTGGTCTCCACGCTGGGCGTCGTGGTGTGCGGCGCGATGATCTACGGCCTTGGATGGACGAACTGGGCGCGGCTCATCGTGTGGCTCGTGATCGGCCTGGTGATTTACTTCACGTACGGGCGTACACATTCGCACATCGGTACGGAGTACACGGGCGCAACGCCGGTGGCCGCCGACTGA
- a CDS encoding bifunctional oligoribonuclease/PAP phosphatase NrnA: protein MTHIAREYLTIPEARRAAIHQLDRELVPGRRVALSTHMNADGDGCGSETALARMLAQRGLDVRIVNPTPWPTLFDYLLGDDVKDMTAKGTDALRGIDMLIVLDISDVKRLGHLADSVRKLDVPKLVIDHHIASDDPAGNIILTDVTACATGELVYDFGCVLGFDFTPAIAQSLYAAILTDTGSFRFSNTSPRCHAIAADLLATGVDPEESYVRIYASAPAGRVRLLGEVLDSLGVDDSVGLTWLSMNAGALEKYNVRQEDLDGIVEHARSIAGTRMALFFRDLGYGKVKISFRSTGSIDVNAFARQFGGGGHAKASGALIAGSLDDVRTRVVQAARQFLSQTN, encoded by the coding sequence ATGACGCATATCGCCCGCGAATACCTCACGATCCCCGAAGCACGCCGCGCCGCCATTCATCAGCTCGATCGGGAGCTGGTGCCCGGGCGGCGCGTCGCGTTGTCGACGCACATGAACGCCGACGGCGACGGCTGCGGCTCCGAGACGGCGCTCGCGCGCATGCTCGCACAGCGCGGGCTCGACGTTCGCATCGTCAACCCCACGCCGTGGCCGACGCTGTTCGACTACCTGCTCGGCGACGATGTGAAGGACATGACGGCGAAGGGAACGGACGCGCTGCGCGGCATCGACATGTTGATCGTGCTCGACATCAGCGACGTGAAGCGCCTGGGCCATCTTGCCGATTCCGTTCGCAAGCTCGACGTGCCGAAGCTGGTGATCGACCATCACATCGCGTCCGATGATCCGGCGGGCAACATCATCCTCACCGACGTCACCGCGTGCGCCACGGGCGAGCTCGTGTACGACTTCGGCTGCGTGCTGGGCTTCGATTTCACGCCGGCGATCGCGCAGTCGCTGTACGCGGCAATTCTGACGGATACCGGCAGCTTCCGCTTCAGCAATACGTCGCCGCGCTGCCACGCCATCGCCGCCGACTTGCTGGCGACCGGCGTCGATCCCGAGGAGAGTTACGTCCGGATCTACGCCTCGGCGCCGGCGGGCCGCGTGCGCCTGCTCGGCGAGGTACTCGATTCGCTCGGTGTGGACGACTCGGTGGGTCTCACGTGGCTGTCGATGAACGCCGGGGCATTAGAGAAGTATAATGTCCGGCAGGAAGACCTGGACGGGATCGTGGAGCACGCACGGTCCATTGCGGGAACGCGCATGGCGCTGTTCTTTCGCGATCTCGGCTACGGCAAGGTCAAAATCTCGTTTCGCAGCACGGGATCTATCGACGTCAATGCATTTGCCCGGCAGTTCGGCGGCGGCGGACACGCCAAGGCGTCGGGCGCGCTCATCGCCGGCTCGCTCGACGACGTACGGACGCGCGTGGTCCAGGCCGCGCGGCAGTTTCTTTCACAGACGAATTGA
- a CDS encoding Mrp/NBP35 family ATP-binding protein, with the protein MATPLQGRVQDALARVRHPRTGRNVLESDAVRDVATTTSGKVRLTLLLEPGDDPVLARAVRQALENVEGVTDVTVDVGDAAAFAPNRKAASRALPVMDDRPAQQARVPAPTPVAYPNLGRVIAVSSGKGGVGKSTVSVNLAVALAQSGARVGLMDADIYGPNVPLMMGVNEPPMVINEKIVPLEAHGVKLISLGFLIDKDQPAIWRGPIIMKIITQFLRDVAWGQLDYFIVDLPPGTGDAQLTLVQATMVNGAIIVTTPQEVSVGDALRGAKMFERVNVPVIGVVENMSWFECPHCGKPTPIFGSGGGERLATELKLPLLGQIPLYPRVMHGGDTGTPIVESDRDSSAAKALTSIARRVVEHFGAAASR; encoded by the coding sequence ATGGCTACTCCATTGCAGGGCCGCGTCCAGGACGCCCTGGCGCGCGTTCGACACCCGCGCACCGGGCGGAATGTGCTGGAAAGCGACGCGGTGCGCGACGTCGCCACGACGACGTCGGGAAAGGTGCGATTGACGCTGCTGCTGGAGCCCGGCGACGACCCGGTACTCGCGCGCGCCGTCCGCCAGGCGTTAGAGAACGTTGAAGGCGTGACGGACGTGACGGTCGACGTCGGCGACGCCGCGGCCTTCGCGCCGAACCGGAAGGCGGCGAGCCGCGCGCTGCCGGTGATGGACGACCGCCCGGCGCAGCAGGCGCGCGTGCCCGCGCCGACGCCGGTCGCGTATCCCAACCTCGGGCGCGTCATCGCCGTGTCGAGCGGCAAGGGCGGCGTCGGCAAGTCGACGGTGTCGGTCAATCTCGCGGTGGCGCTCGCCCAGTCGGGCGCGCGCGTCGGCCTCATGGATGCGGACATTTACGGGCCGAACGTTCCGCTGATGATGGGTGTGAACGAGCCGCCGATGGTGATCAACGAGAAGATCGTTCCGCTCGAGGCGCACGGGGTGAAGCTCATCAGCCTGGGCTTCCTGATCGACAAGGATCAGCCGGCGATCTGGCGCGGGCCGATCATCATGAAGATCATCACGCAGTTTCTGCGCGATGTCGCCTGGGGCCAGCTCGACTACTTCATCGTCGACCTGCCGCCCGGCACGGGCGACGCGCAGCTCACGCTCGTGCAAGCGACGATGGTGAACGGCGCGATCATCGTCACCACGCCGCAGGAAGTCTCGGTCGGCGACGCGTTGCGCGGCGCGAAAATGTTCGAGCGCGTGAACGTGCCCGTGATCGGCGTCGTCGAGAACATGAGCTGGTTCGAGTGCCCGCACTGCGGCAAGCCGACACCGATCTTCGGATCGGGCGGCGGCGAGCGACTGGCCACCGAGTTGAAGCTGCCACTGCTGGGGCAGATTCCACTATATCCGCGCGTGATGCATGGCGGTGATACAGGTACGCCGATCGTGGAATCGGACCGCGATTCGTCGGCGGCCAAAGCGCTGACGTCGATCGCGCGGCGCGTGGTGGAGCACTTCGGAGCGGCCGCCAGCCGGTAG
- a CDS encoding MATE family efflux transporter encodes MLDPTKALALPVEPHEGLAPVAVSDDREAAHLVTDSLRGTILRVALPAVASSLLMTLFASVDAFWVGTRLGPSGLAAVSTSLFWIWMIVSLAEMIGVGLTAVAARRYGERRGDEAARLAGDTMVFAVILGAAVSVAGSFALNSLFAMMNTPPNVTALGRAYLHTYLIGTPLIYGFFAVDASFRAAGDTKTPFVLLLASVAVTLVLDPALILGWGPFPRLGISGAAIATLSTRGAAFVMGTAIATRRGVLRVGRLHWSRIWPVCRVGLPTAITGMTFSLIYVFLTRTTTRFGTPALAALGIGHRVESWLFMIGVGFGAATAAIVGQNLGAHRPDRAARAGWMATGFCTLLGVVTFVLELTIPRQFASLFTSDPATIAEAVKYLRIASISQLAVCSEIVLEGALGGAGETVPPMFASTALTASRIPLAGWAATRWGSAGIWWVISLTAVGRGVAMASLWRIGRWKRKAL; translated from the coding sequence GTGCTCGATCCGACGAAGGCCCTCGCGCTTCCGGTCGAGCCGCACGAAGGCTTGGCGCCCGTCGCGGTCAGCGACGATCGCGAGGCGGCGCATCTCGTCACCGATTCGCTGCGCGGCACCATTCTGCGTGTCGCCCTACCGGCCGTCGCATCATCGCTCCTGATGACGTTGTTCGCGTCGGTCGACGCATTCTGGGTCGGCACGCGACTCGGGCCGTCGGGATTGGCCGCGGTGTCGACGTCGTTGTTCTGGATCTGGATGATCGTCTCGCTGGCCGAGATGATCGGTGTCGGCCTCACGGCGGTGGCGGCGAGGCGGTACGGCGAACGACGCGGCGACGAAGCAGCTCGGCTCGCCGGCGACACCATGGTGTTCGCGGTCATCCTCGGCGCCGCGGTGAGCGTCGCCGGGAGCTTCGCGCTCAATTCCTTGTTCGCGATGATGAACACGCCCCCCAACGTCACCGCGCTCGGGCGCGCATATCTGCACACGTATCTCATCGGTACGCCGCTCATCTACGGATTCTTCGCCGTCGACGCGAGCTTCCGCGCGGCCGGAGATACCAAGACGCCGTTCGTGTTGCTGCTCGCGTCCGTCGCGGTGACGTTGGTGCTCGATCCCGCGCTCATTCTCGGCTGGGGACCGTTTCCGCGGCTGGGCATCTCCGGCGCCGCGATCGCCACGCTGAGCACGCGCGGCGCGGCGTTCGTCATGGGCACCGCCATCGCGACACGGCGCGGCGTGCTGCGCGTCGGCCGGCTGCACTGGAGTCGCATCTGGCCGGTATGTCGCGTCGGGCTGCCGACGGCGATCACCGGGATGACCTTCAGTTTGATCTATGTATTTCTGACGCGAACGACGACGCGGTTCGGCACACCGGCACTCGCCGCGCTCGGCATTGGCCACCGCGTCGAGAGTTGGCTGTTCATGATCGGCGTCGGGTTCGGCGCGGCGACGGCGGCGATCGTCGGCCAGAATCTCGGCGCGCATCGGCCTGATCGCGCCGCGCGCGCCGGATGGATGGCGACCGGGTTCTGCACGCTGCTCGGCGTCGTCACGTTCGTGCTCGAGCTGACGATTCCACGGCAGTTCGCGTCGTTGTTCACGAGCGATCCCGCGACCATCGCCGAAGCGGTCAAGTATCTGCGGATTGCGTCGATCTCCCAGCTGGCGGTGTGTTCGGAGATCGTGTTGGAGGGCGCGCTCGGCGGCGCCGGCGAGACGGTGCCGCCGATGTTCGCGTCGACGGCGCTGACCGCGTCGCGCATTCCGCTCGCGGGTTGGGCCGCGACGCGATGGGGCAGCGCGGGAATCTGGTGGGTGATCTCGCTGACGGCCGTCGGCCGCGGCGTGGCGATGGCGTCGCTCTGGCGCATTGGACGCTGGAAGCGCAAAGCGTTGTGA
- a CDS encoding SAM-dependent chlorinase/fluorinase, whose product MSRVITLLTDFGTVDGYVGEMKGILLSSGADIEIVDITHDVPPQDVERARLTLARVWRRFPAGTIHIVVVDPGVGSARRGLAIASDEHFLIGPDNGVLSPALVVHGARVIELPVPPSASFTFHGRDVFAPAAAAIALGESIDEFGRVVDDPIIHRTPEPRRIADGAIEGQVIVVDRFGNGITNLITLKGGMVTVNGRAIPVRHTYAEVAPGQPVAVVGSTGFIEVAVRDGSAAESLGIVRGTKVILTTDNHPTSTDRHGDSG is encoded by the coding sequence ATGAGTCGCGTCATCACACTGCTCACCGACTTTGGAACCGTCGACGGCTACGTCGGCGAGATGAAGGGCATTCTCCTGTCGAGCGGTGCAGACATCGAGATCGTGGACATCACGCACGACGTTCCGCCGCAGGACGTGGAGCGCGCGCGGCTCACGCTGGCGCGCGTCTGGCGGCGTTTCCCGGCGGGGACGATCCACATCGTCGTCGTCGATCCGGGCGTCGGTTCGGCGCGACGCGGGCTGGCGATCGCCAGCGATGAGCATTTTCTAATAGGGCCGGACAACGGCGTGTTGTCGCCGGCGCTCGTCGTTCACGGAGCACGCGTGATCGAGCTGCCCGTGCCGCCGTCGGCCTCCTTCACGTTCCACGGGCGGGACGTCTTCGCTCCCGCGGCGGCCGCGATCGCGCTCGGCGAGTCCATCGACGAGTTTGGACGGGTGGTCGATGATCCCATCATTCATCGCACGCCCGAACCGCGCCGAATCGCGGATGGCGCGATCGAAGGGCAGGTGATCGTGGTGGACCGGTTTGGGAACGGGATCACGAATCTGATCACGTTGAAGGGTGGGATGGTGACCGTGAATGGACGTGCGATTCCCGTTCGCCACACATACGCTGAGGTGGCGCCAGGTCAACCGGTCGCGGTCGTTGGATCCACCGGGTTCATCGAAGTCGCTGTTCGGGATGGAAGCGCTGCCGAATCGCTTGGCATTGTACGAGGGACGAAGGTCATTTTGACCACGGACAACCATCCGACGTCCACGGACAGGCACGGAGACAGCGGATGA
- a CDS encoding YihY/virulence factor BrkB family protein yields the protein MTLWGYRLGPLLKKTAREVGDDNVTTLAASAAYNFFFSLFPLLLFLAPLLSLAGNKQQMVGWLMGELVSVLPPDQIDAVRKILERVVFASNAPGLMSVGLLLAAWSGSNIFGTLMGALNTAYDVRETRSWIRQQLIRLAAFVAGGVIVAISTVVFLDGESVANWIGGAMRLGPVFLWTWKVLQFPLAFVGVTGLAFMTYYLLPNVRQHTGQLLVAAITTTVLWVVATLLFRLYVNHFPPNAAYGLIGGVIILLTWMYYTMFVVLLGGELASELHHGTGAIDPDKGAVYLGRIVT from the coding sequence ATGACGCTCTGGGGATATCGCCTTGGCCCGTTGCTGAAGAAAACGGCGCGCGAAGTCGGCGACGACAACGTCACGACGCTCGCCGCGTCAGCCGCATACAACTTTTTCTTCTCGCTCTTCCCGCTGCTGCTCTTCCTGGCGCCGCTTCTGAGCCTCGCCGGGAACAAGCAGCAGATGGTCGGCTGGCTGATGGGTGAGCTCGTCTCGGTGCTTCCGCCCGACCAGATCGACGCGGTGCGCAAGATTCTCGAGCGCGTGGTCTTCGCGTCGAATGCGCCCGGCTTGATGTCGGTCGGCTTGCTGCTGGCGGCGTGGTCGGGCTCGAACATCTTCGGCACGCTCATGGGCGCGTTGAACACGGCGTACGACGTGCGCGAAACACGTTCGTGGATTCGCCAGCAGCTCATACGGCTCGCGGCCTTCGTGGCTGGTGGTGTGATCGTCGCCATTTCGACCGTCGTCTTTCTCGACGGCGAATCCGTCGCGAACTGGATTGGCGGCGCCATGCGACTCGGCCCGGTATTTCTGTGGACGTGGAAGGTGCTCCAATTCCCGCTCGCGTTCGTCGGCGTCACGGGCCTGGCGTTCATGACGTACTACTTATTGCCGAACGTGCGCCAGCACACGGGACAGCTGCTCGTGGCGGCGATTACGACGACCGTGTTGTGGGTGGTGGCGACGCTGCTCTTTCGGTTGTACGTGAATCACTTCCCGCCGAACGCGGCGTACGGATTGATCGGCGGCGTGATCATTCTGTTGACGTGGATGTACTACACGATGTTCGTGGTGCTGCTGGGCGGCGAGCTCGCGTCCGAGCTCCACCACGGAACCGGGGCGATCGATCCGGACAAGGGAGCTGTGTATCTCGGGCGGATTGTCACGTAA